The following proteins are encoded in a genomic region of Mycolicibacterium rutilum:
- a CDS encoding ArsR/SmtB family transcription factor — protein MITSTDAGLDRAFLALADPVRRAIVARLSRGPATVNELAEPFDITKQAVSKHIQVLEQAGLVTRTRDAQRRPVHLDAAALERLTAWIDRYRLDAERNYRRLDAVLAEMTDTEKGTDE, from the coding sequence TTGATTACAAGCACCGACGCCGGGCTCGACCGCGCTTTCCTGGCGCTGGCCGATCCCGTCCGACGCGCGATCGTGGCTCGGCTCTCGCGAGGCCCGGCCACCGTCAACGAACTGGCCGAACCGTTCGACATCACCAAACAGGCTGTGTCCAAACACATTCAGGTCCTCGAGCAGGCGGGCCTGGTGACCAGGACACGGGACGCGCAACGGCGACCGGTGCACCTGGACGCCGCCGCGCTGGAGCGGCTGACCGCCTGGATCGACCGCTACCGACTCGATGCCGAACGCAACTACCGCCGCCTGGACGCCGTCCTGGCGGAGATGACCGACACCGAGAAAGGAACCGACGAATGA
- a CDS encoding nuclear transport factor 2 family protein, whose protein sequence is MTDIADLERRLQRIEDERAIERMIASYGPLVDAGEADAAAELWAVDGSYDVEGWRMAGRADVAAMVRSDAHQGLIGRGCCHFLGPAVVTVDGDDAVAMCDSILVTRRGDGFAVSRAGANHFRLRRIDDRWQIVERRTRMLDGSVEARRLLTDGVAGR, encoded by the coding sequence ATGACCGACATCGCGGATCTGGAGCGGCGGCTGCAGCGCATCGAGGACGAACGCGCGATCGAGCGCATGATCGCGTCCTACGGTCCGCTGGTCGACGCCGGCGAGGCCGACGCGGCCGCCGAGTTGTGGGCGGTCGACGGGAGCTACGACGTGGAGGGCTGGCGCATGGCCGGCCGCGCCGACGTCGCGGCGATGGTGCGCTCGGATGCCCACCAGGGGTTGATCGGACGCGGTTGCTGCCACTTCCTGGGCCCGGCGGTGGTCACCGTCGATGGTGACGACGCGGTCGCGATGTGCGACTCGATACTGGTGACGCGGCGCGGCGACGGGTTCGCGGTATCGCGCGCGGGCGCCAACCACTTTCGGCTGCGGCGCATCGATGACCGGTGGCAGATCGTCGAACGCCGCACCCGGATGTTGGACGGAAGCGTCGAAGCCCGGCGGTTGCTCACGGACGGGGTCGCCGGGCGCTGA
- a CDS encoding secondary thiamine-phosphate synthase enzyme YjbQ: MDSDVLTIDTGQRRIIDLTDAVRSFCSSRRDGLCSVFVPHATAGVAIIETGAGSDDDLVDTLERLLPRDDRYRHSHGSPGHGADHVLPALVSPSVTLPVQQGEPLLGTWQSVVLVDLNRDNPQRTVRLSFLGG, from the coding sequence GTGGACTCCGACGTGCTCACCATTGACACCGGCCAGCGCCGCATCATCGACCTGACCGACGCCGTGCGCTCGTTCTGCAGCAGCCGCCGCGACGGGCTGTGCAGCGTGTTCGTGCCGCATGCCACCGCCGGGGTGGCGATCATCGAGACCGGGGCGGGCTCCGACGACGACCTGGTCGACACGCTGGAACGGCTGTTGCCGCGCGACGACCGGTACCGGCACTCGCACGGCTCACCCGGTCACGGCGCCGACCACGTGCTGCCTGCGCTGGTGTCGCCGTCGGTGACGCTGCCGGTTCAGCAGGGGGAACCGCTGCTGGGCACCTGGCAGAGCGTGGTGCTGGTCGACCTGAACCGCGACAACCCGCAGCGCACCGTGCGGCTCAGCTTCCTGGGCGGCTGA
- a CDS encoding DUF3097 domain-containing protein encodes MADRYGSDVLAGNSQRRPRSTERPVEIGLVVEDAQTGYVGAVVRVEYGRMELEDRHGRRKPFPVGPGYLIDGKPVILTAPKRSAPKPARTASGSVAVAGVRAKVALASRIYVEGRHDAELVEQVWGDDLRVEGVVVEYLGGVDDLAAIVEDFRPGPGRRLGVLVDHLVAGSKEARIADAVRRGPGGEHTLVVGHPFIDIWQAVKPQRLGIPQWPVIPKGVDWKKGVCRALGWPAAEQADTARAWQRIRGRVRDWNDLEPALIGRVEELIDFVTAPAAD; translated from the coding sequence GTGGCTGATCGCTATGGCTCCGACGTCCTGGCCGGCAACTCGCAACGGCGTCCGCGTTCCACCGAGCGCCCGGTCGAGATCGGCCTGGTCGTCGAGGATGCTCAGACCGGATACGTCGGCGCGGTCGTCCGCGTCGAGTACGGCCGGATGGAACTCGAGGACCGGCACGGCCGGCGCAAACCGTTCCCGGTCGGGCCCGGCTATCTGATCGACGGCAAGCCGGTGATCCTGACCGCGCCGAAACGCAGCGCGCCGAAGCCGGCCCGCACGGCGTCGGGATCGGTCGCCGTCGCCGGGGTGCGCGCGAAGGTGGCGCTGGCCAGCCGCATCTACGTCGAGGGCCGCCACGACGCCGAACTCGTCGAGCAGGTGTGGGGCGACGACCTGCGCGTCGAAGGCGTCGTCGTCGAATATCTCGGCGGCGTGGACGATCTGGCAGCGATCGTCGAGGACTTCCGGCCCGGGCCGGGACGACGGCTCGGTGTGCTCGTCGACCACCTGGTGGCCGGATCTAAGGAGGCCCGGATCGCGGATGCGGTGCGCCGCGGTCCCGGAGGTGAGCACACCCTGGTCGTCGGTCATCCGTTCATCGACATCTGGCAGGCCGTCAAACCGCAGCGGCTGGGCATTCCGCAGTGGCCGGTCATCCCGAAGGGCGTCGACTGGAAGAAGGGGGTCTGCCGGGCCCTGGGCTGGCCGGCCGCCGAGCAGGCCGACACGGCCAGGGCGTGGCAGCGGATCCGGGGTCGGGTGCGCGACTGGAACGACCTCGAACCCGCGCTGATCGGGCGCGTCGAGGAGCTGATCGACTTCGTGACCGCGCCCGCCGCTGACTGA
- a CDS encoding SDR family NAD(P)-dependent oxidoreductase, whose product MSELSHYGPWAVIAGGSEGVGAEFARQVAAAGINLVLLARKPGPLEETAGTCRDAGVEARTLAVDLTGPDAFGQVCEVTADLEVGVLIYNAGANTCSEHFLDGPLGEFQRVLDLNIGTMLAMVQHFGRPMRDRRRGGILMVGSMAGYLGSERHTVYGGVKAFGRIFAESLWLELREYDVHVLELVLGVTRTPAMERVGLNFDVPGLRVAEPADVAREGLEQLPHGPVYVAGGNAEDVVRRNHPDRAKVVLGTHQFMQKLLGERGSR is encoded by the coding sequence GTGAGCGAACTCTCCCACTACGGACCATGGGCGGTGATCGCGGGCGGCTCCGAAGGCGTCGGCGCCGAATTCGCCCGCCAAGTCGCCGCTGCCGGAATCAATCTCGTGCTGCTCGCCCGCAAGCCCGGACCGCTCGAGGAGACCGCCGGCACCTGCAGAGACGCCGGTGTCGAGGCGCGGACCCTCGCCGTCGACCTCACCGGACCGGACGCGTTCGGCCAAGTGTGTGAGGTGACCGCCGACCTTGAAGTGGGCGTGCTGATCTACAACGCGGGCGCGAACACCTGCAGCGAGCACTTCCTCGACGGACCGCTGGGCGAATTCCAGCGCGTGCTCGACCTGAACATCGGCACGATGCTGGCGATGGTGCAGCACTTCGGCCGCCCGATGCGTGACCGCCGACGCGGCGGAATTCTCATGGTCGGCTCGATGGCGGGCTACCTGGGGTCGGAGCGGCACACCGTCTACGGCGGGGTGAAGGCGTTCGGACGGATCTTCGCCGAGAGCCTGTGGCTCGAGTTGCGCGAGTACGACGTCCACGTGCTGGAGTTGGTGCTGGGAGTGACGCGCACACCGGCGATGGAGCGGGTCGGGCTGAACTTCGACGTGCCCGGCTTGCGGGTCGCCGAACCCGCCGACGTCGCACGCGAGGGTCTGGAACAGCTGCCGCACGGCCCGGTGTACGTGGCGGGCGGCAACGCCGAGGATGTGGTCCGCCGCAACCATCCGGACCGGGCGAAGGTGGTGCTCGGCACCCACCAGTTCATGCAGAAGCTGTTGGGCGAGAGGGGAAGCCGATGA
- a CDS encoding shikimate dehydrogenase, which yields MTRKAAVLGSPIAHSRSPQLHLAAYRALGLTDWTYDRIECTADQLPALVAGLGPDWIGLSVTMPGKFAALDVADERTARAELVGSANTLLRVDGGWRADNTDIDGVSGALGEVSAGHGLVIGSGGTAPAAIVALAELGVQQITVVARNPDKAAPLVDLATRVGAGAQWADIDGPALTAAVADAELAVSTIPADVAAVYEGALATVPLLLDAIYDPWPTPLATAVTTAGGRVISGLQMLLHQAFAQVEQFTGRPAPEEAMRAALDGR from the coding sequence ATGACCCGCAAGGCGGCGGTTCTCGGGTCGCCGATCGCGCACTCCCGTTCGCCGCAACTGCATCTCGCGGCGTACCGGGCACTCGGCCTGACCGACTGGACGTATGACCGCATCGAGTGCACCGCCGACCAACTGCCGGCTCTGGTGGCCGGGCTCGGGCCGGACTGGATCGGGCTGTCGGTCACGATGCCCGGCAAGTTCGCCGCGCTCGACGTCGCCGACGAACGCACCGCGCGTGCCGAACTGGTCGGCTCGGCGAACACGCTGCTGCGCGTCGACGGTGGCTGGCGGGCCGACAACACCGACATCGACGGGGTGAGCGGCGCGCTCGGTGAGGTGTCCGCCGGGCACGGTCTGGTCATCGGGTCCGGCGGGACGGCGCCCGCAGCGATCGTCGCGCTCGCCGAACTCGGGGTGCAGCAGATCACCGTCGTCGCACGCAATCCCGACAAGGCCGCGCCGCTGGTGGATCTGGCGACGCGCGTCGGCGCCGGCGCGCAGTGGGCCGACATCGACGGGCCGGCGTTGACCGCGGCGGTCGCCGATGCGGAGCTGGCGGTCAGCACCATCCCCGCCGACGTCGCCGCGGTGTATGAAGGCGCGCTGGCGACGGTTCCGCTTCTGCTGGACGCGATTTACGATCCGTGGCCGACGCCGTTGGCCACGGCGGTGACGACCGCGGGCGGCCGGGTGATCAGCGGCTTGCAGATGCTGTTGCACCAGGCGTTCGCCCAGGTCGAGCAATTCACCGGGCGCCCGGCCCCTGAAGAGGCGATGCGAGCAGCGCTCGACGGTCGCTAG
- a CDS encoding GlsB/YeaQ/YmgE family stress response membrane protein encodes MTITGVITAILIGIVVGVLGRLVLPGKQPIGMLVTILVGIVSAFIGTAIARALGIPTATSGIDWLELLVQVIVAAIGVALVAALMGRRRTGVTGTRRGVLR; translated from the coding sequence ATGACCATCACCGGCGTTATCACCGCAATCCTGATCGGCATCGTGGTCGGCGTTCTCGGCCGACTCGTCCTGCCCGGCAAGCAGCCGATCGGCATGCTGGTGACCATCCTCGTCGGCATCGTGTCGGCGTTCATCGGCACCGCGATCGCCCGCGCGCTCGGCATCCCGACCGCAACCAGCGGCATCGACTGGCTCGAACTGCTCGTGCAGGTCATCGTCGCCGCCATCGGTGTGGCACTGGTGGCCGCCCTGATGGGCCGCAGGCGCACCGGCGTGACCGGCACCCGGCGCGGCGTGCTGCGCTGA
- the mltG gene encoding endolytic transglycosylase MltG encodes MTNHWSRERAEPVAVGPPRRRMTRADRIREARGRRKRRVAGGFAVAMLIVVVVVAVFLGSKLWHSLFGSNDYSGDGVNDVVIQVHDGDSTTAIGKTLQDHKVVATASAFVDAAEGNAAISEIQPGFYKVRTEIPAANAVARLADPQNRVGKLTIPEGRQLDDVRDVKTNAVTDGILSLISKATCVDLDGERNCVSADALKEVASTATPEALKVPQWASQPVLAMGDDHRRLEGLIAAGTWNIDPSAQAQDILSTLISASATQYAQGGLLDTAAAMNMSPYEILTVGSLVQRESTPEDFAKVARVIYNRLAENRTLEFDSTVNYPLDRIEVATTDADRAQNNPWNTYVRPGLPATPICSPSQPALAAAEQPAPGDWLYFVTVDMQGTTLFTRDYEQHLANIEVARRNGVLDSAR; translated from the coding sequence ATGACTAACCATTGGAGCCGGGAGCGCGCCGAACCCGTGGCGGTCGGCCCGCCGCGGCGCCGGATGACGCGCGCCGACCGCATCCGCGAGGCGCGCGGCAGGCGCAAGCGCCGGGTGGCGGGCGGCTTCGCGGTGGCGATGCTGATCGTCGTCGTGGTCGTCGCGGTGTTCCTCGGCTCGAAGCTGTGGCATTCGCTGTTCGGGAGCAACGATTACAGCGGTGACGGCGTCAACGACGTGGTCATCCAGGTGCACGACGGTGACTCGACCACCGCGATCGGAAAGACGTTGCAGGACCACAAGGTCGTCGCGACCGCCAGCGCGTTCGTCGACGCCGCCGAGGGCAACGCCGCGATCTCGGAGATCCAGCCCGGCTTCTACAAGGTGCGAACCGAGATCCCGGCCGCCAATGCCGTTGCCCGCCTCGCCGATCCGCAGAACCGGGTCGGCAAGCTGACGATCCCCGAGGGCCGTCAGCTCGACGACGTGCGGGACGTCAAGACCAACGCGGTCACCGACGGCATCCTCAGCCTGATCTCGAAAGCGACGTGCGTCGACCTCGACGGCGAACGCAACTGCGTGTCGGCCGACGCGCTCAAGGAGGTCGCCTCCACCGCGACGCCGGAGGCGTTGAAGGTGCCGCAATGGGCCAGCCAGCCGGTCCTCGCCATGGGCGACGACCACCGCAGGCTCGAGGGGCTGATCGCGGCGGGCACCTGGAACATCGACCCGTCGGCGCAGGCTCAGGACATCCTGTCGACACTGATCTCGGCCAGCGCGACGCAGTACGCCCAGGGCGGGCTGCTCGACACCGCGGCGGCGATGAACATGTCGCCCTATGAGATCTTGACCGTCGGCTCGCTGGTGCAGCGCGAATCCACCCCGGAGGACTTCGCGAAGGTGGCGCGCGTCATCTACAACCGGCTGGCCGAGAACCGCACCCTGGAGTTCGACTCGACGGTCAACTACCCGCTGGACCGGATCGAGGTGGCCACCACCGATGCCGACCGCGCGCAGAACAACCCGTGGAACACCTATGTGCGCCCGGGCCTTCCGGCGACACCGATCTGTTCGCCGAGCCAGCCCGCGCTGGCCGCGGCCGAACAACCCGCGCCGGGGGACTGGCTGTACTTCGTCACCGTCGACATGCAGGGCACCACGCTGTTCACCCGCGACTACGAGCAGCACCTGGCGAACATCGAGGTGGCCCGGCGCAACGGTGTCCTCGATTCGGCGCGATGA
- the ruvX gene encoding Holliday junction resolvase RuvX, with translation MVHTDDRLPDRPGSSLNPPDPGRGRRIGIDVGKVRIGVATSDPDAILATPVETVRRDRTDRHLRRLTTLIRELDAVEVVVGLPRTLADRSGTSAHDAVALADALAGRVAPTPVRLADERLTTVVAQRSLREAGVRAKGQRSVIDQAAAVSILQNWLDQRRAAARSQVPSDHDAVHGEVADD, from the coding sequence GTGGTCCACACCGACGACCGCTTACCCGATCGGCCGGGGAGTTCGCTGAACCCACCCGATCCGGGGCGCGGCCGTCGGATCGGCATCGACGTCGGCAAGGTCCGCATCGGCGTGGCCACCAGCGACCCCGACGCCATCCTCGCCACCCCCGTGGAGACGGTGCGCCGCGACCGCACCGATCGGCACCTGCGCCGGCTCACGACGCTGATCCGGGAACTCGACGCGGTCGAGGTGGTGGTCGGGTTGCCCCGCACGCTCGCCGACCGGTCCGGGACCTCCGCGCACGACGCCGTGGCACTGGCGGACGCGCTGGCCGGGCGGGTCGCGCCGACACCCGTGCGACTGGCCGACGAGCGACTTACTACGGTGGTGGCGCAGCGCTCTCTGCGGGAGGCCGGCGTGCGTGCCAAAGGCCAGCGGTCGGTCATCGATCAGGCCGCCGCGGTGAGCATTCTGCAGAACTGGTTGGACCAACGGCGCGCCGCGGCGCGCTCGCAAGTACCGAGCGATCACGACGCCGTGCATGGAGAGGTCGCAGATGACTAA
- a CDS encoding replication-associated recombination protein A encodes MSDGLFDVPGEAPATAVGPVGASAPLAVRMRPAGLDEVVGQDHLLQPGSPLRRLAEGSGAASVILYGPPGTGKTTLASLISHATGRRFEALSALSAGVKEVRAVIDVARRAAAHGEQTVLFIDEVHRFSKTQQDALLSAVENRVVLLVAATTENPSFSVVAPLLSRSLILQLQPLTADAIRAVVRRAIDDPRGLAGKVKVADDAVDLLVQLAAGDARRALTALEVASEATEHVTVEVIEQSLDKAAVRYDRDGDQHYDVISAFIKSVRGSDVDAALHYLARMLVAGEDPRFVARRLMILASEDIGMADPSALQTAVAAAQTVQLIGMPEAQLTLAHATVHLATAPKSNAVTTALGAAMADIRAGKAGLVPPHLRDGHYSGANKLGNAIGYKYSHDDPDGVVPQQYPPDELVGVDYYQPTGRGVEREIRTRLEKLRAIIRRQR; translated from the coding sequence GTGTCCGACGGCCTGTTCGACGTCCCCGGTGAGGCGCCTGCCACCGCGGTAGGTCCCGTCGGGGCATCGGCGCCGCTGGCGGTGCGCATGCGGCCGGCCGGCCTCGACGAAGTCGTCGGTCAGGATCATCTGCTCCAACCGGGCTCGCCGCTGCGCCGTCTCGCCGAGGGCTCGGGGGCGGCGTCGGTCATCCTCTACGGACCGCCGGGCACCGGCAAGACCACGCTGGCCTCCCTGATCTCGCACGCGACCGGTCGCCGGTTCGAGGCCCTGTCCGCGCTGTCGGCGGGCGTGAAGGAGGTGCGCGCGGTCATCGACGTCGCGCGTCGGGCCGCCGCGCACGGCGAGCAGACCGTGCTGTTCATCGACGAGGTGCACCGGTTCTCCAAGACCCAGCAGGACGCGCTGCTGTCCGCCGTCGAGAACCGGGTGGTGCTGCTGGTGGCCGCCACCACCGAGAACCCGTCGTTCTCGGTGGTCGCGCCGCTGCTGTCGCGGTCGCTGATCCTGCAGTTGCAGCCGCTGACCGCCGACGCGATCCGGGCGGTGGTGCGCCGCGCGATCGACGACCCGCGCGGCCTCGCGGGCAAGGTGAAGGTCGCCGACGACGCCGTCGATCTGCTCGTCCAGCTGGCCGCCGGCGACGCCCGGCGCGCCTTGACCGCGCTGGAGGTGGCCTCCGAGGCCACCGAACACGTCACCGTCGAGGTCATCGAGCAGTCGCTGGACAAGGCCGCGGTGCGTTACGACCGCGACGGGGATCAGCACTACGACGTGATCAGCGCATTCATCAAATCGGTGCGCGGCTCTGATGTCGATGCCGCGCTGCACTACCTGGCCAGGATGCTGGTCGCGGGGGAGGACCCGCGGTTCGTCGCCCGCCGGTTGATGATCCTGGCCAGCGAGGACATCGGGATGGCCGATCCGTCGGCGCTGCAGACCGCCGTCGCGGCCGCGCAGACGGTGCAGTTGATCGGCATGCCCGAGGCGCAACTGACCCTCGCGCATGCGACCGTGCACCTCGCGACCGCACCCAAATCCAACGCCGTGACGACCGCGTTGGGAGCGGCGATGGCCGACATCCGCGCGGGCAAGGCGGGTTTGGTGCCGCCACATCTGCGCGACGGCCACTACTCCGGCGCGAACAAGCTGGGCAACGCGATCGGCTACAAGTACAGCCACGACGACCCCGATGGGGTTGTGCCGCAACAGTATCCGCCCGATGAACTGGTCGGCGTCGACTACTACCAGCCGACCGGGCGGGGTGTGGAACGCGAGATCAGGACACGCCTGGAAAAGCTGCGCGCCATCATCCGCCGCCAACGCTGA
- the alaS gene encoding alanine--tRNA ligase, which produces MQTHEIRKRFLDHFVKAGHTEVPSASVILDDPNLLFVNAGMVQFVPYFLGQQTPAWNRAVSVQKCIRTPDIDEVGITTRHNTFFQMAGNFSFGDYFKKQAIEFAWTLLTNPVDQGGYGFEPDRLWATVYLDDDEAIGYWQEVAGLPLERIQRRGMADNYWSMGIPGPCGPSSEIYYDRGPEYGVEGGPEANEDRYIEIWNLVFMQNERGEGTSKEDFEILGPLPRKNIDTGMGIERVACLLQGVDNVYETDLVRPVIDLVAGIAPRGYGQGNHDDDVRYRIIADHSRTSAIIIGDGVSPGNEGRGYVLRRLLRRIIRAAKLLGVEQPIMADLMTTVRDEMGPSYPELVNDFERIQRIAVAEETAFNRTLASGSRLFDEAAGATKAKGATVLSGTDAFTLHDTYGFPIELTLEMAAEHGLTVDEPGFRGLMAEQRARAKADAAARKQAHSDLSAYRDLVDTGPTEFTGFDELSSEARILGIFVDGKRVPVVSHDGGAAAPDRVELILDRTPFYAESGGQIADEGAITGAGASSAAKAAVTDVQKIAKTLWAHRVRVESGEFVEGDTVVAAVDQRWRHGATQGHSGTHMVHAALREVLGPNAVQAGSLNRPGYLRFDFNWQGALSEEQRSQIEEVTNQAVEADYEVNTFITEFEKAKAMGAMALFGEQYPEQVRVVEIGGPFSLELCGGTHVHNSAQIGPVTILGESSVGSGVRRVEAYVGLDSFRHLAKERALMAGLASSLKVPSEEVPARVANLVERLRAAEKELDRLRLANARAAAVNAAAGAELVGKVRLVAQRMAGGMSAGDLRTLVGDVRGKLGSDPAVVALIAEGEADSVPFVVAVNAAAQDLGLRANDLVKTLGAPVNGRGGGKADLAQGSGKGAAGIDAALAALRAEIDRS; this is translated from the coding sequence GTGCAGACACACGAGATCAGGAAGCGCTTCCTCGATCACTTCGTGAAAGCGGGCCACACCGAGGTGCCGAGCGCCTCGGTCATACTCGACGACCCCAATCTGCTGTTCGTCAACGCCGGCATGGTGCAGTTCGTGCCGTACTTCCTCGGCCAGCAGACGCCGGCGTGGAATCGGGCGGTCAGCGTGCAGAAGTGCATCCGGACCCCCGACATCGACGAGGTCGGCATCACCACCCGGCACAACACGTTCTTCCAGATGGCCGGGAACTTCTCGTTCGGTGACTACTTCAAGAAGCAGGCCATCGAGTTCGCCTGGACGCTGCTGACCAACCCCGTCGACCAGGGCGGCTACGGATTCGAGCCGGACCGGCTGTGGGCCACGGTCTACCTCGACGACGACGAGGCGATCGGCTACTGGCAGGAGGTGGCCGGTCTGCCGCTGGAGCGCATCCAGCGCCGCGGCATGGCCGACAACTACTGGTCGATGGGCATCCCCGGACCCTGTGGGCCGTCGTCGGAGATCTACTACGACCGCGGACCCGAGTACGGCGTCGAGGGCGGCCCCGAAGCCAACGAGGACCGCTACATCGAGATCTGGAACCTCGTGTTCATGCAGAACGAGCGCGGCGAGGGCACCTCCAAGGAGGACTTCGAGATCCTCGGTCCGCTGCCGCGCAAGAACATCGACACCGGCATGGGCATCGAGCGGGTGGCCTGCCTGCTCCAAGGGGTCGACAACGTCTACGAGACCGACCTGGTGCGCCCGGTCATCGACCTGGTCGCCGGCATCGCGCCGCGCGGCTACGGCCAGGGCAACCACGATGACGACGTGCGCTACCGCATCATCGCCGACCACAGCCGCACCTCGGCGATCATCATCGGCGACGGCGTCAGCCCCGGCAACGAGGGCCGCGGTTACGTGCTGCGCCGGCTGCTGCGCCGGATCATCCGCGCCGCCAAACTGCTCGGTGTCGAACAGCCGATCATGGCCGACCTGATGACCACGGTGCGTGACGAGATGGGACCGTCGTACCCCGAACTGGTCAACGACTTCGAGCGCATCCAGCGCATCGCGGTGGCCGAGGAGACCGCGTTCAACCGCACACTCGCCTCGGGCTCGCGGTTGTTCGACGAAGCCGCCGGCGCGACGAAGGCCAAGGGCGCCACCGTGCTCTCCGGCACCGACGCCTTCACGCTGCACGACACCTACGGCTTTCCGATCGAGCTCACCCTCGAGATGGCCGCCGAGCACGGACTGACGGTCGACGAGCCGGGCTTCCGCGGGTTGATGGCCGAGCAGCGGGCCCGCGCCAAGGCCGACGCGGCGGCCCGCAAGCAGGCGCACTCGGATCTGTCGGCGTATCGCGACCTGGTCGACACTGGACCGACGGAATTCACCGGATTCGACGAATTGTCGTCCGAGGCGCGAATTCTCGGGATCTTCGTCGACGGTAAGCGAGTGCCGGTGGTGTCCCACGACGGCGGCGCCGCGGCGCCCGATCGCGTCGAGCTGATCCTGGACCGCACCCCGTTCTACGCCGAGTCCGGCGGCCAGATCGCCGACGAGGGCGCCATCACCGGCGCCGGCGCGTCCAGTGCCGCCAAGGCCGCTGTCACCGACGTGCAGAAGATCGCCAAGACGCTGTGGGCGCACCGCGTGCGCGTCGAGTCTGGTGAATTCGTCGAAGGCGACACCGTGGTCGCTGCCGTCGACCAGCGCTGGCGCCACGGCGCCACCCAGGGCCACTCCGGCACGCACATGGTGCACGCCGCGCTGCGAGAGGTGTTGGGGCCCAATGCTGTACAGGCCGGCTCGCTGAACCGGCCCGGCTACCTGCGGTTCGACTTCAACTGGCAGGGCGCCCTGTCGGAGGAGCAGCGCAGCCAGATCGAGGAAGTCACCAACCAGGCCGTCGAAGCCGACTACGAAGTCAACACCTTCATCACCGAGTTCGAGAAGGCCAAGGCGATGGGCGCCATGGCGCTGTTCGGCGAGCAGTACCCCGAGCAGGTCCGCGTCGTGGAGATCGGCGGCCCGTTCTCGCTGGAGTTGTGCGGCGGCACGCACGTGCACAACTCCGCGCAGATCGGACCCGTGACAATCCTCGGCGAATCCTCGGTGGGCTCGGGAGTCCGTCGCGTGGAGGCCTACGTCGGCCTCGACTCGTTCCGCCACCTGGCCAAGGAACGCGCGCTGATGGCCGGGCTGGCGTCGTCGCTGAAGGTGCCCTCCGAAGAGGTGCCGGCCCGGGTGGCCAACCTCGTCGAACGCCTGCGCGCCGCGGAAAAGGAACTCGACCGGCTGCGGCTGGCAAATGCCCGCGCCGCGGCTGTGAATGCCGCCGCCGGAGCCGAACTTGTCGGTAAAGTCCGTCTCGTGGCGCAGCGGATGGCCGGCGGGATGTCGGCCGGGGATCTGCGCACACTCGTCGGCGACGTCCGTGGCAAACTCGGCAGCGATCCGGCCGTGGTGGCGCTGATCGCCGAGGGCGAGGCGGACAGCGTGCCGTTCGTGGTCGCGGTCAACGCCGCGGCCCAGGACCTCGGGCTGCGCGCGAACGATCTGGTGAAGACACTCGGCGCCCCGGTGAACGGCCGTGGCGGTGGAAAGGCGGATCTGGCACAGGGTTCGGGCAAGGGGGCGGCGGGGATCGACGCGGCACTGGCCGCGCTCCGCGCAGAGATCGACCGGAGCTGA
- a CDS encoding SRPBCC family protein yields the protein MTNAFNLTAPVDTLAMEFTREFDAPVEALFRAHADPELVKKWLGPRGLEMTIEEWDFKSHGGYRYAHKDPSGEYRFNGTFHTVRENEFVLQTFEFEGAPDMVNLEFMWFEDLGGGRSRLRGRSICPNTEARDALLSSGMEGGMTEGYEKLDELLGTL from the coding sequence ATGACCAACGCATTCAATCTGACTGCCCCCGTCGACACCCTGGCCATGGAGTTCACCCGCGAATTCGACGCCCCGGTCGAAGCGTTGTTCCGCGCGCACGCCGACCCGGAACTCGTCAAGAAGTGGCTCGGGCCGCGCGGGCTGGAGATGACCATCGAGGAATGGGATTTCAAGTCCCACGGCGGTTACCGCTACGCGCACAAGGACCCGAGCGGCGAGTACCGGTTCAATGGCACCTTCCACACCGTCCGCGAGAACGAGTTCGTTCTGCAGACCTTCGAGTTCGAGGGCGCACCGGACATGGTGAACCTCGAGTTCATGTGGTTCGAGGACCTCGGCGGGGGGCGTAGCCGCTTGCGGGGCCGCTCGATCTGTCCCAACACCGAGGCCCGCGACGCGCTGCTCTCGTCGGGCATGGAAGGCGGCATGACCGAGGGCTACGAGAAGCTCGACGAACTGCTCGGCACCCTCTGA